Proteins encoded together in one Labrus bergylta chromosome 20, fLabBer1.1, whole genome shotgun sequence window:
- the LOC109994269 gene encoding disco-interacting protein 2 homolog C isoform X3 — MADREASPIPLEIRARLAELELELSEGMEGPMSHRAQLGPPSAARFHRRRTSGTRDERYRSDVHTEAVQAVLARHVERKVAVPMPSKRRSLVVQTSMDAYTPPGLSPLCSDSSSGSEEEAGPGDDMSGMEHWMSRPSHLGPAHLGSTSSSSSSTQSGGSGNAGRLADSLAHAHISHLAHSHLAHSHLGQSHHQQSHLSQSHHGIGHLSLKRKGVLSVAENGGSLRRSCEFGSDMLWPPPLESDENHSAPPDVTGYSSDSSHTHTERHHMSNMGTIARNTQKYGNAERMETGDGVPVSSRVSAKIQQLVNTLKQPRRPPLREFFVDDFDELLEVQQPDPNQPRPEGAEMMPVRGEALGVVTNWPPSLEAALQRWGTISPKAPCLTSLDTAGKPLYVLTYGKLWSRSIKLAYNILHKLGSKQEPMVRPGDRVALVFPNNDPVAFMVAFYGCLLAEVVPVPIEVPLSRKDAGSQQIGFLLGSCGVTVALTSDACHKGLPKSATGEIPQFKGWPKLLWFVTESKHLSKPPRDWFPHIKDANNDTAYIEYKTCKDGSVLGVTVTRIALLTHSQALTQSCSYTEAETIVNVLDFKKDVGLWHGILTSVMNMMHVISVPYSLMKVNPLSWIQKVCQYKAKVACVKSRDMHWALVAHKDQKDINLSSLRMLLVADGSNPWSISSCDAFLNVFQTKGLRADVICPCASSPEALTVAIRRPVEDSSQPPGRGVLSMQGLTYGVVRVDTEERLSVLTVQDVGTVTPGGLVCVVKPEGVPQLCQTDEIGELCVCSIATGTSYYGLTGMTKNTFEVYPVSSTGGLISEYAFVRTGLLGFIGPGGLCFITGKMDGLIMVSGRRHNADDIVATALAVEPMKFVYRGRIAVFSVTVLRDERIVVVAEQRPDSTEEDSFQWMSRVLQAIDSIHGVGVFCLALVPANTLPKTPLGGIHLSEIKQLYLEGGLHPCNVLMCPHTCVTNLPKPRQKQPEIGPASVMVGNLVSGKRIAQASGRDLGQTDDNDQFLFLSEVLQWRAQTTPDHVLYTLLSSRGAVSSSLTCLQLHKRAERVAALLMERAGLQEGDHVALVYPPGIDLIAAFYGCLYAGCVPITVRPPHPQNISTTLPTVKMIVEVSHSACVMTTAVICKLLRSKEATATVDIRNWPPVLDTDDLPKKKPPALYKPTNPDGLAYLDFSVSTTGMLAGVQMSHNAVGAFCRSVKLQCELYPSREVAICLDPYCGLGFVLWCLCSVYSGHQSILIPPVELESNPALWLLAVSQLRVRDTFCSYSVMELCTKGLGLQTEALKARGLDLSRVRACVVVAEERPRMSLTHSFSKLFKDLGLHPRSVSTAFGCRVNLAICLQGTSGPDPTTVYVDMRALRHDRVRLVERGSPHSLPLMESGKILPGVRIIIANPETKGPLGDSHLGEIWVHSAHNGSGYYSGYGEEVLQSDHFNSRLSFGDTQTVWARTGYLGFLRRTELTDATGERHDALFVVGALEEAMELRGMRYHPIDIETSVIRAHKSIMECAVFPWTNLLVVVVELEGSEQEALDLVPMVTKAVLEEHYLIVGVVVVTDIGVIPINSRGEKQRMHLRDGFLQDQLDPIYVAYNM, encoded by the exons GCCTGTCCCCCCTGTGCTCAGACTCCTCGTCGGGctcagaggaggaggcggggccgGGTGACGACATGTCGGGCATGGAGCACTGGATGAGCCGCCCTTCCCATTTAGGCCCCGCCCACCTgggctccacctcctcctcctcctcgtcgaCGCAGAGCGGAGGCAGTGGCAACGCCGGGCGGCTTGCCGACTCGCTGGCGCACGCACACATCTCGCACCTGGCGCACTCACACCTGGCGCACAGTCACCTGGGCCAGTCACACCACCAGCAGAGCCACCTGTCCCAGTCACACCACG gtATCGGCCACCTGTCTCTAAAAAGGAAGGGAGTTCTGAGTGTCGCAGAGAACGGAGGATCTCTGAGACGATCCTGTGAGTTTGGATCTGACATGCTGTGGCCGCCACCGCTGGAATCAGACG agaaccACTCGGCCCCCCCGGATGTGACGGGTTACTCGTCCGACTCGTCTCACACCCACACGGAGCGTCACCACATGTCCAACATGGGAACCATCGCTAGGAACACACAGAAGTACGGCAACGCAGAGCGCATGGAGACCGGCGATG GTGTTCCAGTCAGCAGTCGTGTGTCCGCTAAAATCCAGCAGCTCGTGAACACGCTGAAGCAGCCGCGCAGACCTCCGCTCCGGGAGTTCTTTGTCGATGACTTTGATGAACTTCTGGAGG TCCAGCAGCCGGACCCCAACCAGCCGCGGCCGGAGGGGGCGGAGATGATGCCAGTTCGAGGAGAGGCACTGGGGGTGGTCACCAACTGGCCCCCGTCCCTGGAGGCTGCGCTCCAACGCTGGGGAACCATCTCCCCTAAAGCCCCCTGCCTCACCAGCCTGGATACAGCAGGGAAGCCCCTCTACGTCCTCACATATG gaaagCTGTGGTCTCGCAGTATCAAGCTTGCCTACAACATCCTCCACAAACTGGGCAGCAAGCAGGAGCCGATGGTTCGGCCAGGTGATCGG GTGGCATTGGTGTTTCCTAACAACGACCCTGTGGCGTTCATGGTGGCCTTTTATGGCTGTCTGCTGGCAGAGGTGGTCCCTGTTCCAATAGAGGTCCCTCTAAGTCGCAAG GATGCTGGCAGTCAGCAGATTGGCTTCTTGTTGGGCAGCTGTGGGGTTACCGTGGCGCTGACCAGTGACGCCTGTCACAAAGGCCTGCCCAAGAGCGCAACAGGAGAGATCCCGCAGTTCAAAG gtTGGCCCAAGTTGTTGTGGTTTGTAACTGAATCGAAGCACCTTTCCAAACCTCCCAGAGACTGGTTCCCTCACATCAAAGATGCAAACAACGACACTGCTTACATAGAG TATAAAACCTGTAAAGACGGCAGCGTGCTGGGAGTCACAGTGACGAGGATCGCTCTGCTCACACACAGCCAGGCTCTCACACAGTCCTGCAGCTACACTGAGG CGGAAACCATCGTGAACGTTCTGGACTTTAAGAAGGACGTAGGCCTGTGGCACGGCATCCTGACG AGTGTGATGAACATGATGCACGTGATCAGCGTCCCCTACTCGCTGATGAAGGTCAACCCTCTGTCATGGATCCAGAAAGTGTGCCAGTACAAAG CTAAGGTAGCTTGTGTGAAGTCCAGAGACATGCACTGGGCTCTGGTCGCCCACAAAGACCAGAAAGACATCAACCTGAGCTCGCTGCGCATGCTGCTGGTGGCCGACGGATCAAACCCCT GGTCCATCTCCTCCTGCGATGCCTTCCTCAACGTCTTTCAGACTAAAGGGCTGAGAGCCGACGTCATCTGTCCCTGCGCCAGTTCCCCTGAGGCCCTGACGGTGGCCATcaggag gCCGGTGGAGGACAGCAGTCAGCCTCCAGGCCGAGGCGTTCTTTCCATGCAGGGTCTGACATACGGGGTCGTCAGGGTCGACACAGAAGAACGCCTCTCAGTGCTCACTGTGCAGGACGTGGGGACTGTCACGCCTGGag gtttggtgtgtgtggtgaAACCAGAAGGCGTCCCTCAGCTCTGTCAGACGGATGAGATCGGTGAGCTCTGTGTCTGCTCCATCGCCACCGGCACCTCCTACTACGGCCTCACGGGCATGACTAAGAACACCTTTGAG GTTTACCCGGTGAGCTCCACTGGGGGGCTGATCAGCGAGTACGCCTTCGTGCGGACTGGCCTGCTGGGATTCATCGGCCCCGGCGGCCTCTGCTTCATCACAGGCAAGATGGACGGCCTCATTATGGTGAGCGGGCGGAGGCACAACGCCGACGACATTGTCGCCACGGCACTGGCAGTGGAGCCAATGAAATTCGTCTACAGGGGCAG GATAGCGGTGTTCTCTGTGACGGTGCTTAGGGACGAGAGGATTGTGGTCGTGGCAGAGCAGAGACCTGACTCCACCGAGGAGGACAGCTTCCAGTGGATGAGCCGCGTGTTGCAG GCCATTGACAGTATCCACGGCGTGGGCGTGTTCTGCCTCGCTCTGGTCCCCGCTAACACTCTTCCTAAGACTCCACTGGGCGGCATCCACCTGTCAGAGATCAAGCAGCTGTACCTGGAGGGGGGGCTGCACCCCTGCAACGTCCTCATGTGTCCCCACACCTGCGTCACCAACCTGCCCAAACCCCGGCAGAAACAACCAG agATCGGACCTGCCTCTGTGATGGTGGGGAATCTGGTGTCAGGGAAGAGAATCGCTCAGGCCAGCGGCAGAGATTTAGGACAGACTGACGACAATGACCAG TTCCTGTTCCTGTCCGAGGTTTTGCAGTGGAGAGCTCAGACGACACCAGATCACGTCCTCTACACCCTGCTCAGCTCCAGG GGGGCGGTGTCCAGCTCCCTCACCTGTCTGCAGCTCCATAAGAGGGCTGAGCGAGTGGCGGCTCTGCTGATGGAGAGAGCGGGTCTGCAGGAGGGAGACCACGTCGCTCTGGTTTACCCGCCAG GTATCGACCTGATTGCAGCTTTTTATGGCTGTCTGTACGCCGGCTGTGTTCCCATCACCGTGCGACCACCTCACCCCCAAAACATCTCCACCACCCTGCCCACCGTCAAGATGATCGTCGAG gtcagtCACTCAGCCTGTGTGATGACCACGGCGGTAATCTGTAAGCTGCTGCGCTCAAAGGAGGCCACGGCCACCGTGGACATCAGGAACTGGCCGCCTGTCCTCGACACAG atGACCTGCCAAAGAAGAAGCCTCCAGCTCTCTATAAGCCCACCAACCCTGACGGTCTGGCCTATCTGGACTTCAGCGTGTCCACGACCGGGATGCTGGCCGGAGTTCAG ATGTCCCATAATGCAGTTGGAGCGTTCTGCCGGTCGGTGAAGCTTCAGTGTGAGCTGTACCCGTCCAGAGAAGTGGCCATCTGTCTTGATCCGTACTGCGGCCTCGGCTTCGTCCTCTGGTGTCTGTgcag TGTGTATTCAGGCCACCAGTCCATCCTGATCCCTCCGGTGGAGCTGGAGTCGAACCCGGCGCTGTGGCTGCTCGCCGTCAGCCAGCTGAGGGTGCGAGACACTTTCTGCTCGTACAGCGTCATGGAGCTGTGCACCAAAGGACTCGGCCTGCAGACAGAGGCGCTCAAG GCTCGAGGTCTGGATCTGTCCCGGGTTCGGGCCTGCGTCGTGGTGGCGGAGGAGAGGCCCAGGatgtctctcacacactcctTCTCAAAGCTCTTCAAAGACCTCGGCCTCCACCCGCGATCCGTCAGCACCGCCTTCGGCTGCAGAGTCAACCTGGCCATCTGCCTGCAG ggcACCTCAGGACCAGACCCAACGACTGTGTACGTGGACATGAGAGCGCTCCGCCATGACAG ggttcGGTTGGTGGAGAGAGGATCTCCTCACAGTCTGCCGTTAATGGAGTCTGGAAAG atcTTACCTGGAGTTCGTATTATCATCGCCAACCCAGAGACCAAAGGACCTCTGGGAGACTCACACCTGGGAGAG ATCTGGGTGCACAGCGCTCATAACGGCAGCGGTTACTACAGTGGTTACGGCGAGGAGGTCCTTCAGTCTGATCACTTCAACTCCAGACTCAGTTTTGGAGACACGCAGACGGTCTGGGCCAGGACGGGATACCTGGGCTTCCTCCGCCGCACAGAGCTCACCGACGCCACCGGAG agagacacgATGCTCTGTTCGTGGTGGGAGCTCTGGAGGAGGCCATGGAGCTGAGGGGGATGAGGTACCATCCCATCGACATCGAGACCTCCGTCATCCGCGCACACAAGAGCATCATGGAGTG tGCCGTTTTCCCCTGGACCAacctgctggtggtggtggtggagctGGAAGGCTCCGAGCAGGAAGCTCTTGACCTGGTTCCCATGGTGACCAAGGCGGTGCTGGAGGAGCACTACCTGATCGTGGGCGTCGTCGTGGTGACGGACATCGGCGTCATCCCCATCAACTCCCGCGGCGAGAAACAGCGCATGCACCTCCGCGACGGCTTCTTACAAGACCAGCTAGATCCAATCTACGTGGCCTACAACATGtag
- the LOC109994269 gene encoding disco-interacting protein 2 homolog C isoform X1, which translates to MADREASPIPLEIRARLAELELELSEGDITQKGYEKKRHKLIRAYVPHAGGMEGPMSHRAQLGPPSAARFHRRRTSGTRDERYRSDVHTEAVQAVLARHVERKVAVPMPSKRRSLVVQTSMDAYTPPGLSPLCSDSSSGSEEEAGPGDDMSGMEHWMSRPSHLGPAHLGSTSSSSSSTQSGGSGNAGRLADSLAHAHISHLAHSHLAHSHLGQSHHQQSHLSQSHHGIGHLSLKRKGVLSVAENGGSLRRSCEFGSDMLWPPPLESDENHSAPPDVTGYSSDSSHTHTERHHMSNMGTIARNTQKYGNAERMETGDGVPVSSRVSAKIQQLVNTLKQPRRPPLREFFVDDFDELLEVQQPDPNQPRPEGAEMMPVRGEALGVVTNWPPSLEAALQRWGTISPKAPCLTSLDTAGKPLYVLTYGKLWSRSIKLAYNILHKLGSKQEPMVRPGDRVALVFPNNDPVAFMVAFYGCLLAEVVPVPIEVPLSRKDAGSQQIGFLLGSCGVTVALTSDACHKGLPKSATGEIPQFKGWPKLLWFVTESKHLSKPPRDWFPHIKDANNDTAYIEYKTCKDGSVLGVTVTRIALLTHSQALTQSCSYTEAETIVNVLDFKKDVGLWHGILTSVMNMMHVISVPYSLMKVNPLSWIQKVCQYKAKVACVKSRDMHWALVAHKDQKDINLSSLRMLLVADGSNPWSISSCDAFLNVFQTKGLRADVICPCASSPEALTVAIRRPVEDSSQPPGRGVLSMQGLTYGVVRVDTEERLSVLTVQDVGTVTPGGLVCVVKPEGVPQLCQTDEIGELCVCSIATGTSYYGLTGMTKNTFEVYPVSSTGGLISEYAFVRTGLLGFIGPGGLCFITGKMDGLIMVSGRRHNADDIVATALAVEPMKFVYRGRIAVFSVTVLRDERIVVVAEQRPDSTEEDSFQWMSRVLQAIDSIHGVGVFCLALVPANTLPKTPLGGIHLSEIKQLYLEGGLHPCNVLMCPHTCVTNLPKPRQKQPEIGPASVMVGNLVSGKRIAQASGRDLGQTDDNDQFLFLSEVLQWRAQTTPDHVLYTLLSSRGAVSSSLTCLQLHKRAERVAALLMERAGLQEGDHVALVYPPGIDLIAAFYGCLYAGCVPITVRPPHPQNISTTLPTVKMIVEVSHSACVMTTAVICKLLRSKEATATVDIRNWPPVLDTDDLPKKKPPALYKPTNPDGLAYLDFSVSTTGMLAGVQMSHNAVGAFCRSVKLQCELYPSREVAICLDPYCGLGFVLWCLCSVYSGHQSILIPPVELESNPALWLLAVSQLRVRDTFCSYSVMELCTKGLGLQTEALKARGLDLSRVRACVVVAEERPRMSLTHSFSKLFKDLGLHPRSVSTAFGCRVNLAICLQGTSGPDPTTVYVDMRALRHDRVRLVERGSPHSLPLMESGKILPGVRIIIANPETKGPLGDSHLGEIWVHSAHNGSGYYSGYGEEVLQSDHFNSRLSFGDTQTVWARTGYLGFLRRTELTDATGERHDALFVVGALEEAMELRGMRYHPIDIETSVIRAHKSIMECAVFPWTNLLVVVVELEGSEQEALDLVPMVTKAVLEEHYLIVGVVVVTDIGVIPINSRGEKQRMHLRDGFLQDQLDPIYVAYNM; encoded by the exons GCCTGTCCCCCCTGTGCTCAGACTCCTCGTCGGGctcagaggaggaggcggggccgGGTGACGACATGTCGGGCATGGAGCACTGGATGAGCCGCCCTTCCCATTTAGGCCCCGCCCACCTgggctccacctcctcctcctcctcgtcgaCGCAGAGCGGAGGCAGTGGCAACGCCGGGCGGCTTGCCGACTCGCTGGCGCACGCACACATCTCGCACCTGGCGCACTCACACCTGGCGCACAGTCACCTGGGCCAGTCACACCACCAGCAGAGCCACCTGTCCCAGTCACACCACG gtATCGGCCACCTGTCTCTAAAAAGGAAGGGAGTTCTGAGTGTCGCAGAGAACGGAGGATCTCTGAGACGATCCTGTGAGTTTGGATCTGACATGCTGTGGCCGCCACCGCTGGAATCAGACG agaaccACTCGGCCCCCCCGGATGTGACGGGTTACTCGTCCGACTCGTCTCACACCCACACGGAGCGTCACCACATGTCCAACATGGGAACCATCGCTAGGAACACACAGAAGTACGGCAACGCAGAGCGCATGGAGACCGGCGATG GTGTTCCAGTCAGCAGTCGTGTGTCCGCTAAAATCCAGCAGCTCGTGAACACGCTGAAGCAGCCGCGCAGACCTCCGCTCCGGGAGTTCTTTGTCGATGACTTTGATGAACTTCTGGAGG TCCAGCAGCCGGACCCCAACCAGCCGCGGCCGGAGGGGGCGGAGATGATGCCAGTTCGAGGAGAGGCACTGGGGGTGGTCACCAACTGGCCCCCGTCCCTGGAGGCTGCGCTCCAACGCTGGGGAACCATCTCCCCTAAAGCCCCCTGCCTCACCAGCCTGGATACAGCAGGGAAGCCCCTCTACGTCCTCACATATG gaaagCTGTGGTCTCGCAGTATCAAGCTTGCCTACAACATCCTCCACAAACTGGGCAGCAAGCAGGAGCCGATGGTTCGGCCAGGTGATCGG GTGGCATTGGTGTTTCCTAACAACGACCCTGTGGCGTTCATGGTGGCCTTTTATGGCTGTCTGCTGGCAGAGGTGGTCCCTGTTCCAATAGAGGTCCCTCTAAGTCGCAAG GATGCTGGCAGTCAGCAGATTGGCTTCTTGTTGGGCAGCTGTGGGGTTACCGTGGCGCTGACCAGTGACGCCTGTCACAAAGGCCTGCCCAAGAGCGCAACAGGAGAGATCCCGCAGTTCAAAG gtTGGCCCAAGTTGTTGTGGTTTGTAACTGAATCGAAGCACCTTTCCAAACCTCCCAGAGACTGGTTCCCTCACATCAAAGATGCAAACAACGACACTGCTTACATAGAG TATAAAACCTGTAAAGACGGCAGCGTGCTGGGAGTCACAGTGACGAGGATCGCTCTGCTCACACACAGCCAGGCTCTCACACAGTCCTGCAGCTACACTGAGG CGGAAACCATCGTGAACGTTCTGGACTTTAAGAAGGACGTAGGCCTGTGGCACGGCATCCTGACG AGTGTGATGAACATGATGCACGTGATCAGCGTCCCCTACTCGCTGATGAAGGTCAACCCTCTGTCATGGATCCAGAAAGTGTGCCAGTACAAAG CTAAGGTAGCTTGTGTGAAGTCCAGAGACATGCACTGGGCTCTGGTCGCCCACAAAGACCAGAAAGACATCAACCTGAGCTCGCTGCGCATGCTGCTGGTGGCCGACGGATCAAACCCCT GGTCCATCTCCTCCTGCGATGCCTTCCTCAACGTCTTTCAGACTAAAGGGCTGAGAGCCGACGTCATCTGTCCCTGCGCCAGTTCCCCTGAGGCCCTGACGGTGGCCATcaggag gCCGGTGGAGGACAGCAGTCAGCCTCCAGGCCGAGGCGTTCTTTCCATGCAGGGTCTGACATACGGGGTCGTCAGGGTCGACACAGAAGAACGCCTCTCAGTGCTCACTGTGCAGGACGTGGGGACTGTCACGCCTGGag gtttggtgtgtgtggtgaAACCAGAAGGCGTCCCTCAGCTCTGTCAGACGGATGAGATCGGTGAGCTCTGTGTCTGCTCCATCGCCACCGGCACCTCCTACTACGGCCTCACGGGCATGACTAAGAACACCTTTGAG GTTTACCCGGTGAGCTCCACTGGGGGGCTGATCAGCGAGTACGCCTTCGTGCGGACTGGCCTGCTGGGATTCATCGGCCCCGGCGGCCTCTGCTTCATCACAGGCAAGATGGACGGCCTCATTATGGTGAGCGGGCGGAGGCACAACGCCGACGACATTGTCGCCACGGCACTGGCAGTGGAGCCAATGAAATTCGTCTACAGGGGCAG GATAGCGGTGTTCTCTGTGACGGTGCTTAGGGACGAGAGGATTGTGGTCGTGGCAGAGCAGAGACCTGACTCCACCGAGGAGGACAGCTTCCAGTGGATGAGCCGCGTGTTGCAG GCCATTGACAGTATCCACGGCGTGGGCGTGTTCTGCCTCGCTCTGGTCCCCGCTAACACTCTTCCTAAGACTCCACTGGGCGGCATCCACCTGTCAGAGATCAAGCAGCTGTACCTGGAGGGGGGGCTGCACCCCTGCAACGTCCTCATGTGTCCCCACACCTGCGTCACCAACCTGCCCAAACCCCGGCAGAAACAACCAG agATCGGACCTGCCTCTGTGATGGTGGGGAATCTGGTGTCAGGGAAGAGAATCGCTCAGGCCAGCGGCAGAGATTTAGGACAGACTGACGACAATGACCAG TTCCTGTTCCTGTCCGAGGTTTTGCAGTGGAGAGCTCAGACGACACCAGATCACGTCCTCTACACCCTGCTCAGCTCCAGG GGGGCGGTGTCCAGCTCCCTCACCTGTCTGCAGCTCCATAAGAGGGCTGAGCGAGTGGCGGCTCTGCTGATGGAGAGAGCGGGTCTGCAGGAGGGAGACCACGTCGCTCTGGTTTACCCGCCAG GTATCGACCTGATTGCAGCTTTTTATGGCTGTCTGTACGCCGGCTGTGTTCCCATCACCGTGCGACCACCTCACCCCCAAAACATCTCCACCACCCTGCCCACCGTCAAGATGATCGTCGAG gtcagtCACTCAGCCTGTGTGATGACCACGGCGGTAATCTGTAAGCTGCTGCGCTCAAAGGAGGCCACGGCCACCGTGGACATCAGGAACTGGCCGCCTGTCCTCGACACAG atGACCTGCCAAAGAAGAAGCCTCCAGCTCTCTATAAGCCCACCAACCCTGACGGTCTGGCCTATCTGGACTTCAGCGTGTCCACGACCGGGATGCTGGCCGGAGTTCAG ATGTCCCATAATGCAGTTGGAGCGTTCTGCCGGTCGGTGAAGCTTCAGTGTGAGCTGTACCCGTCCAGAGAAGTGGCCATCTGTCTTGATCCGTACTGCGGCCTCGGCTTCGTCCTCTGGTGTCTGTgcag TGTGTATTCAGGCCACCAGTCCATCCTGATCCCTCCGGTGGAGCTGGAGTCGAACCCGGCGCTGTGGCTGCTCGCCGTCAGCCAGCTGAGGGTGCGAGACACTTTCTGCTCGTACAGCGTCATGGAGCTGTGCACCAAAGGACTCGGCCTGCAGACAGAGGCGCTCAAG GCTCGAGGTCTGGATCTGTCCCGGGTTCGGGCCTGCGTCGTGGTGGCGGAGGAGAGGCCCAGGatgtctctcacacactcctTCTCAAAGCTCTTCAAAGACCTCGGCCTCCACCCGCGATCCGTCAGCACCGCCTTCGGCTGCAGAGTCAACCTGGCCATCTGCCTGCAG ggcACCTCAGGACCAGACCCAACGACTGTGTACGTGGACATGAGAGCGCTCCGCCATGACAG ggttcGGTTGGTGGAGAGAGGATCTCCTCACAGTCTGCCGTTAATGGAGTCTGGAAAG atcTTACCTGGAGTTCGTATTATCATCGCCAACCCAGAGACCAAAGGACCTCTGGGAGACTCACACCTGGGAGAG ATCTGGGTGCACAGCGCTCATAACGGCAGCGGTTACTACAGTGGTTACGGCGAGGAGGTCCTTCAGTCTGATCACTTCAACTCCAGACTCAGTTTTGGAGACACGCAGACGGTCTGGGCCAGGACGGGATACCTGGGCTTCCTCCGCCGCACAGAGCTCACCGACGCCACCGGAG agagacacgATGCTCTGTTCGTGGTGGGAGCTCTGGAGGAGGCCATGGAGCTGAGGGGGATGAGGTACCATCCCATCGACATCGAGACCTCCGTCATCCGCGCACACAAGAGCATCATGGAGTG tGCCGTTTTCCCCTGGACCAacctgctggtggtggtggtggagctGGAAGGCTCCGAGCAGGAAGCTCTTGACCTGGTTCCCATGGTGACCAAGGCGGTGCTGGAGGAGCACTACCTGATCGTGGGCGTCGTCGTGGTGACGGACATCGGCGTCATCCCCATCAACTCCCGCGGCGAGAAACAGCGCATGCACCTCCGCGACGGCTTCTTACAAGACCAGCTAGATCCAATCTACGTGGCCTACAACATGtag